In the genome of Pelodiscus sinensis isolate JC-2024 chromosome 3, ASM4963464v1, whole genome shotgun sequence, one region contains:
- the LOC102456602 gene encoding glutathione S-transferase-like, translating to MCGKPKLTYFNGRGRMESIRWLLAAAGVEFEEEFLETREQYQKLIKDGALLFDQVPLVEIDGMKMVQTRAILNYIAAKYNLYGKDLKERAFIDMYVEGTTDLMGMIITFDFTPPKERNLPLIIERATTRYFPVYEKALKQQGQEFLVGNQFSWADVHLLEAILMVEEREPTVLSKFPVLQVFKARISNIPTIKKFLQPGSQRKPRPDDQYVATVMKILKKD from the exons ATGTGTGGGAAACCCAAACTTACCTACTTCAATGGAAGAGGACGAATGGAATCAATCCGGTGGCtgttggcagcagcaggggtggag TTTGAAGAAGAATTTTTGGAAACAAGAGAACAGTATCAAAAGTTAATAAAAG ATGGAGCCCTGCTGTTTGACCAAGTACCATTGGTAGAAATtgatgggatgaagatggtgcAGACCAGAGCCATTCTCAACTATATAGCTGCCAAGTACAATCTGTATGGGAAGGATCTGAAAGAGAGAGCATT CATTGACATGTATGTGGAAGGAACAACTGATCTCATGGGAATGATCATTACCTTTGATTTCACTCCACCTAAGGAGAGGAATCTTCCCTTAATTATTGAGAGGGCCACAACCAGATACTTCCCAGTCTACGAAAAG GCTTTGAAACAACAAGGCCAAGAGTTTCTTGTTGGCAACCAATTCAGCTGGGCAGATGTACACCTGCTTGAAGCCATTTTAATGGTAGAGGAGAGAGAGCCCACAGTCCTTTCCAAGTTCCCTGTCTTACAG GTGTTTAAAGCAAGAATAAGCAACATACCTACAATTAAGAAATTCCtacagcctggcagccagaggaagcCCCGACCTGATGACCAGTATGTGGCAACAGTGATGAAAATTTTAAAGAAAGATTAA
- the LOC102456353 gene encoding glutathione S-transferase 3-like — protein sequence MTGIPKLCYFNGRGKMESIRWLLAAAGVEFQEEFLETREQFEKLLQDGALLFQQVPLVEIDGMKMVQTRAILSYLAAKYNLYGKDLKERALIDMYVEGTTDLMGLILMCPFLSSEEKEKQHTVIIQKATNRYFPVYEKVLKDHRQNFLVGNQFSWADVHLLEAILMVEEKNSSVLSEFPQLQAFKARISNIPTIKKFLEPGSQRKPVPDDKYVETVRRVLQMYF from the exons ATGACTGGAATACCCAAACTTTGCTATTTTAATGGGAGAGGCAAAATGGAATCGATTCGTTGGTTGTTAGCAGCCGCTGGGGTTGAG tttcaagaAGAATTTTTGGAAACAAGGGAACAATTTGAGAAGCTCTTACAAG ATGGAGCCCTGCTCTTTCAACAAGTGCCCTTGGTGGAAATCGACGGGATGAAGATGGTGCAGACCAGAGCGATTCTCAGTTACCTAGCAGCAAAATACAACCTCTATGGAAAGGACCTGAAGGAGAGAGCACT GATTGACATGTATGTGGAAGGAACAACTGACCTAATGGGGCTAATTTTAATGTGCCCTTTTTTATCATCCGAAGAGAAGGAGAAGCAGCACACTGTAATAATCCAGAAGGCCACAAACAGATACTTCCCAGTCTATGAAAAG GTTTTAAAAGACCATAGACAAAATTTTCTTGTTGGTAATCAGTTCAGCTGGGCGGATGTTCATCTGCTTGAAGCCATTTTAATGGTAGAGGAGAAGAATTCCAGTGTTCTCTCAGAGTTCCCTCAGTTACAG GCTTTTAAAGCAAGAATAAGCAATATCCCCACAATTAAGAAATTTCTGGAGCCTGGCAGCCAGAGGAAACCTGTCCCGGATGATAAATATGTGGAGACTGTGAGGCGAGTTCTCCAAATGTACTTTTAA